The Pseudoxanthomonas suwonensis sequence CACCACCTGCTGCGGCACCAGTTCGCGGCCGTCGGCCAGGCGGAAGGTGAAGACGGTGGCGTAGCGCAGGCTGAACTCCTGCGCGCGGCCCTGTTCGTCGATCGCGATCGGCAGGTCGCCCCAGCGCTCGGACAGGACCTCCAGCCGCGCCATCTTCGCCTCCGCGTCGACGGTCATGTCCTGCCTGCGCGGGGCGACGGTGGCGCCTGCGTTGCGCAGGTTGCGCTCCAGGATCGTCACCAGCTCGCTGAACGGCGTGGTCGAGATCACCTGCACCGGTGGCGTGTCCGCCGGCAGCGCCAGCTTGTCGCGCAGGTGGAACCCGCAACCGGCCAGGGCCAGGACGAGCAGGACGGACAATGCGTTTCGAATCATGGGCGCAAGTCTGGACGAGCCGACCGGGAGCGGCAACAGGCGGCAAGCCTGCCCGACCCCGCGTGAACAGGGTGCGCGCGATCGGCCACATCCTTGCATCCCCATCCGCGCCATGCGCGGATCGCCCCCGGCTCTGCGAAGGCAGGGCCGCTAAAATGGGGTCAGGTTCATTTTCTTCTCGGGGAAAATGAACCTGACCCCATTTTGGCGATGCAGGATGGAGGTGCAAGCCAAGATTCCGTGCGGCGGAGCCTTGGGGTTGAACCGCCTTCGACGGTTCAACCCGCCACGATGTTCACGATTTTCCCTGGCACCACGATCACTTTGCGCACGGTGAGGCCTTCCAGGTATTTGGCCGTGTTCGGTTCGACCCTGGCCAGGGCCTCGACCTGCTCGCGCGGCGCGTCGGCGGCCACTTCGATCGTGCCGCGCAGCTTGCCGTTGACCTGCACCGCCAGGGTCACCGCGTCGCGCACCAGTGCGGCCGGGTCGGCCTGCGGGAACGGCACGTCCTCCAGCAGCGTCTCGGCGTGGCCCAGCAACTGCCACAGCGCGTGGCTGGAGTGCGGGGTGATCGGGTTGAGCAGCAGCACCGCCGCCTCCAGCGCCTCCTGGCGCACGGCGCGGCCCTGGGCGCTGGCGCCGTCGAACTTCGCTACCGCGTTCATCAGTTCCATCACCGCGGCGATGGCGGTGTTGAAGCTGTGCCGGCGGCCGTAGTCGTTGCCGACCTTGTCGATGGTCTCGTGGGTCTTGCGGCGCAGCGCCTTCTGCCCGGCATCCAGCGCGGCGGCGTCCAGCGCCGGGGCCGCGGCTTCGGCGGCGTGGCTTTCATCGGCGTGCCTCTGCACCTGGGTCCACAGCCGGCGCAGGAAGCGGGCCATGCCGTCCACGCCGGCCTCGTTCCACTCCAGCGACTGCTCGGGCGGGGCGGCGAACATCGAGAACAGGCGCACGGTGTCGGCGCCGTACTTGTCGACCATCGACTGCGGGTCCACGCCGTTGTTCTTGGACTTGGACATCTTCTCGACCGGGCCGATCTCCACCGGCCGGCCGTCGCTGCGCAGGATCGCGCCGACCACCCGCCCCTTGTCGTCGCGCCGCACGTCCACGTCGGCCGGGTTGATCCAGTCCTTCGAGCCGTCGGGGTTGCCGCGGTAGAAGGTCTCGGCGATGACCATGCCCTGGGTCAGCAGGTTGGTGGCCGGCTCGTCGCTGTCCACCAGCCGCGCGTCGCGCAGCAGCTTGTGGTAGAAGCGGAAGTACATCAGGTGCAGGATCGCGTGCTCGATGCCACCGATGTACTGGTCCACCGGCAGCCAGTAGTTGCCACGCTTGTCGACCATGTCCCTGGCTTTCGGGGACGTATAGCGCGCGTAGTACCAGCTCGACTCCATGAAGGTGTCGAAGGTGTCGGTCTCGCGCTCGGCCGCGCCGCCGCAGTCCGGGCAGGCGGTCTTGCGCCATTCCGGGTCGGTCTTGATCGGCGAGCCCGTGCCGCTGAACTCCACGTCCTCCGGCAGCACCACCGGCAGCTGGTCCTCCGGCACCGGAACCGCGCCGCAGCGCTCGCAGTAGATCACCGGGATCGGGCAGCCCCAGTAGCGCTGGCG is a genomic window containing:
- the lptE gene encoding LPS assembly lipoprotein LptE; amino-acid sequence: MIRNALSVLLVLALAGCGFHLRDKLALPADTPPVQVISTTPFSELVTILERNLRNAGATVAPRRQDMTVDAEAKMARLEVLSERWGDLPIAIDEQGRAQEFSLRYATVFTFRLADGRELVPQQVVELSRDYVSPPEDATGTSTEREILADELRREMAASILRRIDSVVRADLARAAAAPETPPPAASPDATPPPSP
- the leuS gene encoding leucine--tRNA ligase, which gives rise to MSAVPENASAYDPRSVESAAQQFWDATRAFEVDEASDKPKYYCLSMLPYPSGALHMGHVRNYTIGDVISRYKRMTGHNVLQPMGWDAFGLPAENAAIKNRTAPAKWTYANIAHMRGQLKSLGYAIDWSREFATCSPDYYVHEQRMFTRLMRKGLAYRKNSVVNWDPVDQTVLANEQVIDGRGWRSGALVEKREIPQWFLRITDYAQELLDGLDGLPGWPESVKTMQRNWIGRSEGLEIRFDVVDAAGSALEPLTVFTTRPDTLMGVTFVSIASEHPLAQKVAASNPALAAFLEELKHGGVSEAELETQEKRGMDTGLRAVHPVTGEQVPVWVANFVLMGYGTGAVMAVPGHDQRDFEFANKYALPVVQVIALKQPRNEDEKAWDTTTWRDWYADKTRADLELVNSGEFDGLDYWGAFEALAERFERQGRGQRRVNYRLRDWGVSRQRYWGCPIPVIYCERCGAVPVPEDQLPVVLPEDVEFSGTGSPIKTDPEWRKTACPDCGGAAERETDTFDTFMESSWYYARYTSPKARDMVDKRGNYWLPVDQYIGGIEHAILHLMYFRFYHKLLRDARLVDSDEPATNLLTQGMVIAETFYRGNPDGSKDWINPADVDVRRDDKGRVVGAILRSDGRPVEIGPVEKMSKSKNNGVDPQSMVDKYGADTVRLFSMFAAPPEQSLEWNEAGVDGMARFLRRLWTQVQRHADESHAAEAAAPALDAAALDAGQKALRRKTHETIDKVGNDYGRRHSFNTAIAAVMELMNAVAKFDGASAQGRAVRQEALEAAVLLLNPITPHSSHALWQLLGHAETLLEDVPFPQADPAALVRDAVTLAVQVNGKLRGTIEVAADAPREQVEALARVEPNTAKYLEGLTVRKVIVVPGKIVNIVAG